The following are from one region of the Sorghum bicolor cultivar BTx623 chromosome 2, Sorghum_bicolor_NCBIv3, whole genome shotgun sequence genome:
- the LOC8077279 gene encoding auxin-responsive protein SAUR21 produces MMMGSLKLTEIVSKKWGVGGGSKVASPSAAACPRGHFAAYTREGRRFFIPIAYLASDTFQELLSMAEEEFGEPGDRPIVLPCSADRLEQILDAFRSGGGPKKKSAGAGAGSGRISKIW; encoded by the coding sequence ATGATGATGGGCTCACTGAAGCTGACGGAGATCGTCTCCAAGAAGTggggcgtcggcggcggcagcaAGGTCGCCTCCCCGAGCGCGGCGGCGTGCCCGCGAGGCCACTTCGCGGCCTACACCAGGGAGGGCCGccggttcttcatccccatCGCCTACCTCGCCAGCGACACCTTCCAGGAGCTGCTCAGCATGGCCGAGGAGGAGTTCGGCGAGCCCGGCGACCGCCCCATCGTGCTGCCCTGCTCCGCCGACCGCCTCGAGCAGATCCTCGACGCCTtccgcagcggcggcggccccAAGAAGAagagcgccggcgccggcgccggcagcgGCAGGATCAGCAAGATCTGGTAG